The Toxorhynchites rutilus septentrionalis strain SRP chromosome 3, ASM2978413v1, whole genome shotgun sequence genome includes a region encoding these proteins:
- the LOC129780105 gene encoding peroxisomal acyl-coenzyme A oxidase 3 has product MPKDDERSIIPDLPRGPLCEYRGLAKFNWKDFKLVLEDPTLIRIKYNVWRKLESEPLFTPLSSTLSADQQKERAAKQVNRVADLELAPADIYSMDYKYRVRYLMSINEALHAVCPSMSVKIALGVGLFTNSLLAMGTERHSAIYNAAWNREIITCLAITEVSHGSNTKRCRTTATYDPKTQEFIINTPDFEAAKAWVGNLGKTASIALLFAILYTSDGQNHGLQGFLVPIRDPKTLLPYPGVIVGDIGEKIGLNGIDNGFVMFNNYRIPRENMLNRAGDVTPEGVYESTFNEPGKILGAVLESFSAGRLGIMQESSNTLSHAAVIAVRYAALRKQFGPEKDGPEQSIIEYQLHQWRIFPYLAAACILKVSVFALTEIYLETVQKSQAESNGFELLTQIVSEIHALVSSSKPLVTWTARDAIQESREACGGHGYLKAANLGELRNNHDPSCTYEGDNNVLGQQASNWLLRQWNGFKVESPVGSANFIERRELILKNTFDTVVRANCRVESSEFITQCYEWLMCWLLESTSEKIKHDEEQLGVDRFKARNDSQVYRARELSRAYAEYYAMESFRTRCERHDVSEDLKPVLLNVYLLYGMWCIDRHLATFYAGGFASGPRFADSVRCTLLKACEQFKDSAVSVADALAPPDWVLNSVLAKSDGRLYENIQTVFMTNPGAMERASWWKDIIPTKMKSKL; this is encoded by the exons ATGCCGAAAGATGACGAACGGAGCATTATACCGGATTTACCGCGAGGTCCCCTGTGCGAGTACCGAGGGCTGGCAAAGTTCAACTGGAAGGACTTTAAGCTGGTACTGGAGGACCCTACGCTGATACGGATAAAG tacaaTGTCTGGCGCAAACTGGAATCGGAACCGTTGTTCACTCCGCTGTCCTCGACACTGTCCGCCGACCAGCAGAAGGAACGCGCGGCGAAACAGGTCAACCGCGTAGCGGATTTGGAACTCGCTCCCGCGGACATCTACTCGATGGATTACAAGTACAGGGTGCGCTATCTGATGAGCATCAACGAGGCGTTGCATGCGGTGTGTCCCAGCATGTCGGTCAAGATTGCCCTTGGGGTGGGACTGTTCACGAATTCTCTGCTAGCGATGGGTACAGAGAGGCATTCGGCCATCTATAATGCAGCCTGGAATAGAGAGATAATCACCTGTCTAGCCATTACGGAAGTCAGCCATGGTAGTAATACCAAGCGGTGTCGAACAACGGCCACATATGACCCCAAAACGCAAGAGTTTATTATCAATACACCCGATTTTGAGGCGGCCAAGGCTTGGGTTGGAAATTTGGGTAAAACGGCCTCGATAGCACTACTGTTTGCCATTCTGTACACCAGTGATGGACAGAACCATGGCCTACAAGGTTTCCTGGTACCGATCAGGGATCCCAAGACACTGCTACCATATCCGGGGGTGATTGTTGGTGATATTGGGGAGAAAATCGGCCTCAACGGAATAGATAATGGGTTCGTAATGTTCAACAACTATCGGATACCGAGGGAGAACATGTTGAATCGGGCGGGAGACGTTACACCGGAGGGTGTCTACGAGAGCACCTTCAACGAACCGGGCAAGATTCTGGGCGCTGTGTTGGAATCCTTTTCCGCCGGTCGGTTAGGGATTATGCAAGAATCGTCAAATACACTTTCGCATGCGGCAGTCATTGCGGTGCGGTACGCGGCACTAAGGAAGCAGTTCGGACCCGAGAAGGATGGACCCGAGCAGTCTATTATTGAGTATCAGCTTCAC CAATGGAGAATATTTCCGTACTTAGCAGCGGCTTGTATACTTAAGGTGTCGGTGTTTGCCCTCACCGAGATCTATCTGGAAACCGTTCAGAAATCTCAAGCCGAATCCAATGGGTTTGAGCTTCTGACGCAGATCGTCTCGGAGATTCACGCGCTGGTGTCCTCGTCGAAGCCGTTGGTTACGTGGACGGCGCGGGATGCTATTCAGGAGTCGCGGGAAGCATGCGGAGGCCATGGTTACTTGAAGGCGGCCAACCTTGGGGAGCTGAGGAACAATCATGATCCCAGTTGTACTTACGAGGGTGACAACAATGTGCTCGGTCAGCAGGCATCGAATTGGCTACTACGGCAGTGGAACGGATTCAAGGTGGAGAGTCCCGTGGGCTCGGCTAATTTCATCGAGCGAAGGGAGCTTATATTGAAGAATACCTTTGACACGGTGGTGCGCGCGAACTGCCGGGTGGAGAGTTCAGAAT TTATCACACAATGCTACGAATGGTTGATGTGTTGGCTTCTGGAGTCAACTTCGGAGAAAATTAAACACGACGAGGAACAGCTTGGCGTTGACCGGTTTAAGGCAAGGAACGATTCACAGGTTTACCGCGCAAGAGAACTGAGTCGAGCGTATGCAGAATATTACGCAATGGAAAGTTTCAG AACTCGTTGCGAGCGTCATGACGTCTCGGAGGACCTCAAGCCAGTATTATTGAATGTGTACCTCCTGTACGGGATGTGGTGCATCGATCGGCATCTGGCCACTTTCTACGCGGGGGGTTTCGCCAGCGGTCCGCGTTTCGCAGATTCTGTCCGATGCACACTGCTGAAAGCGTGCGAACAGTTCAAGGACTCCGCGGTTTCCGTGGCGGACGCCCTCGCGCCACCAGACTGGGTCCTCAACTCCGTGCTTGCAAAGTCCGACGGACGACTATATGAGAACATTCAGACCGTTTTCATGACCAACCCTGGAGCAATGGAACGGGCCTCCTGGTGGAAGGATATCATCCCGACCAAGATGAAGTCGAAGTTGTAA
- the LOC129780106 gene encoding lamin Dm0-like, which produces MSQRPKRNANPAATSGAQSVSSAASTASTTSSRSEIPESPLSPSRRSRLHEKNSLMNLNDRLACYIERVRFLEQENSRLSMEMNAYQDTAKREAESLKAIYEGELTDARKLLDETARERARVEIDAKRYWEENDQLRMKLNKKTKELSELEKEARTSEARCVELTANYNSVCSERKKLQDELREADKEASKLRKTFENMRKDLENETLVRVDLENNIQSLREELTFKEQVHSQQLAESKVRRQTEISEIDGFLMEQYETKLQQTLQELREQYDAQLRMNRDEISELYDARIRSLESRLTDERIQHDEERQKLEKEIGRMRDQMSVQIKEYQDLMDIKISLDMEIAAYDKLLSSEETRLNITPSINSTSATATALSTSSRLFCTPSLKRKRNVLDDSLDYSITSSAKGDLEIAECDPDGKFIKLRNKSKKSEKLEEFQLIRRTEHSDTVYKFSKGVKIEGSTTITIWSDSAGKKADSPSCAVMKGQSWATGDNMITVLLNAEGQEVAHVERVKMKAANVSGHKDKYFIEESGTRLGVNASSVKPSKNERSAVEGTKTDEQCAIM; this is translated from the coding sequence ATGTCTCAACGACCGAAAAGAAATGCTAACCCAGCGGCGACATCCGGCGCGCAGTCGGTGTCGTCCGCGGCTTCCACCGCGTCCACAACTTCCAGCCGATCAGAGATACCGGAATCACCGCTTAGCCCTTCCCGACGGAGCCGACTGCACGAAAAGAACAGCCTGATGAATCTGAACGATCGACTGGCCTGTTACATCGAACGGGTCCGGTTTTTGGAACAGGAAAACTCCCGATTGTCGATGGAGATGAACGCCTATCAGGATACTGCGAAACGCGAAGCGGAAAGTCTAAAGGCGATTTATGAGGGTGAGCTGACGGACGCAAGGAAGCTGCTGGACGAGACGGCACGAGAGCGGGCGAGGGTGGAAATCGACGCGAAGCGGTATTGGGAAGAGAATGATCAGTTGAGGATGAAATTGAACAAGAAAACTAAGGAACTAAGTGAGTTGGAGAAGGAAGCGCGGACGAGTGAAGCGAGATGTGTTGAGCTGACAGCAAATTACAACAGTGTCTGTTCGGAACGTAAGAAGCTACAGGATGAACTGAGAGAGGCCGATAAAGAGGCATCCAAGCTTCGGAAAACTTTCGAAAACATGCGTAAAGATCTGGAAAACGAAACCCTGGTCAGAGTGGACTTGGAGAATAACATTCAGAGTTTACGGGAAGAGTTGACGTTCAAGGAGCAGGTTCACAGTCAACAGCTGGCGGAAAGTAAGGTGCGACGGCAAACGGAAATAAGTGAAATTGATGGTTTTCTCATGGAACAATATGAGACGAAGCTCCAACAAACGCTACAAGAGCTGCGAGAACAATACGACGCTCAGCTGCGCATGAATCGGGACGAAATATCCGAACTGTACGATGCGAGAATCCGCAGCTTGGAAAGTCGCCTCACCGATGAACGCATTCAGCATGATGAGGAGCGgcaaaaactcgagaaagaaattgGACGAATGCGCGATCAGATGTCTGTGCAGATCAAAGAATACCAGGATCTCATGGATATTAAAATCTCACTCGACATGGAAATTGCCGCGTACGACAAGCTTCTTTCTTCCGAAGAAACTCGCCTCAACATAACTCCAAGTATAAACAGCACTTCCGCAACGGCTACCGCGTTGAGTACCTCTTCGCGCTTATTCTGTACGCCTTCACTCAAACGGAAGCGGAATGTGCTCGACGATTCGCTGGACTATTCCATCACCTCATCCGCTAAAGGCGATCTCGAGATAGCGGAGTGCGATCCGGACGGAAAGTTCATCAAGCTGAGGAACAAATCAAAAAAGTCCGAAAAGCTTGAAGAATTCCAGCTCATTCGTCGAACGGAACATTCCGACACCGTTTATAAGTTTTCGAAAGGTGTCAAAATAGAGGGAAGCACCACCATCACCATCTGGTCGGATTCGGCTGGTAAGAAAGCGGATTCCCCATCGTGTGCGGTTATGAAGGGTCAATCTTGGGCAACGGGAGATAACATGATCACAGTGTTGCTCAACGCGGAAGGACAGGAAGTGGCACATGTGGAGCGGGTGAAAATGAAGGCGGCAAATGTTTCTGGCCATAAGGATAAATATTTCATCGAAGAAAGTGGAACACGACTTGGGGTGAATGCTTCTTCTGTCAAACCATCGAAGAATGAGAGAAGTGCCGTGGAAGGGACCAAAACTGATGAACAGTGTGCTATAATGTAG